The Paralichthys olivaceus isolate ysfri-2021 chromosome 9, ASM2471397v2, whole genome shotgun sequence genome contains a region encoding:
- the mtnr1al gene encoding melatonin receptor type 1A-like, with amino-acid sequence MLYGPTLRDPMRLVDPRHLPQLMSLEDHEPTMVGGTMGPHNSTPVGEEGAPGQQHHSFPWAVTLLAGVLITTIVVDVIGNLLVIVSVFRNKKLRKAGNAFVVSLALADLVVAIYPYPLVLTAIFHDGWIAGYFHCQISGFLMGLSVIGSIFNITGIAINRYCYICHSLKYDKLFSNSNTMCYVVLVWALTILAIVPNWFVESLQYDPRVYSCTFAQSVSSLYTITVVVVHFILPIGIVTYCYLRIWILVIQVRRRVKPDSRPKIKPHDLRNFLTMFVVFVLFAVCWAPLNLIGLAVALDSRLGQAIPEWLFTASYFMAYFNSCLNAVVYGALNHNFRKEYKRIVLIVFKLHC; translated from the exons ATGTTGTATGGACCGACCCTCCGCGACCCGATGCGACTCGTCGACCCGAGGCACCTCCCGCAACTGATGTCCCTGGAGGACCATGAGCCCACCATGGTGGGAGGGACCATGGGGCCGCACAACTCCACGCCGGTGGGGGAGGAAGGGGCTCCGGGTCAGCAGCACCACTCCTTCCCCTGGGCGGTGACCCTGCTGGCCGGCGTCCTCATCACGACCATCGTGGTGGATGTTATCGGGAACCTGCTGGTCATCGTGTCCGTGTTCAGGAACAAGAAGCTCAGGAAAGCAG GAAACGCCTTCGTGGTGAGCCTGGCCCTCGCTGACCTGGTGGTTGCCATTTATCCCTACCCTCTGGTCCTGACCGCCATCTTCCACGACGGCTGGATCGCCGGCTACTTCCACTGTCAGATCAGCGGCTTCCTCATGGGCCTCAGCGTCATCGGCTCCATCTTCAACATCACCGGCATCGCCATCAACCGCTACTGCTACATCTGCCACAGCCTCAAGTACGACAAGCTCTTCTCCAACAGTAACACCATGTGCTACGTGGTGCTCGTCTGGGCGCTCACCATCCTCGCCATCGTGCCAAACTGGTTTGTGGAGTCCCTCCAGTACGACCCTCGAGTGTACTCCTGCACCTTTGCCCAGTCGGTCAGCTCGTTGTACACCATCACAGTGGTCGTGGTGCACTTCATCCTTCCAATCGGCATCGTCACCTACTGCTACCTGCGAATCTGGATCCTCGTCATCCAGGTGAGGCGGAGAGTCAAGCCTGACTCTCGACCAAAAATCAAGCCGCACGACCTCCGCAACTTTCTGACCATGTTCGTGGTGTTCGTGCTCTTCGCGGTCTGCTGGGCGCCGCTGAACCTGATCGGCCTGGCGGTGGCGCTGGACTCCAGGTTGGGCCAGGCCATACCGGAGTGGCTGTTCACGGCCAGCTACTTCATGGCGTACTTCAACAGCTGCCTCAATGCCGTCGTCTACGGCGCCCTGAACCACAACTTCAGGAAGGAGTACAAGAGGATCGTCCTGATCGTCTTCAAACTGCACTGCTGA